The DNA sequence tcacttttttttttcatttttaatactTCTAAACCAGTTAAAAAATAACatctcatattataaaaaaaaattgtcaaaaaattgAACGATCAAAATATCTTCTGGTCAGCCATCATCATACAATGAAGCGATACCGATTAGTTTAAGCATCATAGGTACACGTTGGCCTCACCAATCACAGTATATTTTAAGTCTGCAATGGGTGGCTTGGCTTGACCAAACACACATTTTGACTTCAAAAAATGTTCACTTTCCTATCATATCTCCATCACCTACCTTGCTTTCAAAAAAACTTTCAACCCAGCCCATGGATTTCATCTCAAACCATGGGTCACCAACCTCATCACCACCAATATATAAACGTTTTCTTTCTACTCTAATTATCTCATTCTTCCATTAACTTTAACCCCACAAACACAAAAAACGAGTTTTCAAATGAAGAAACCAATCTTTTCCGCTCTCGTATCAGTATTACTCATTTCAATTACAAAACTCTTGCATTCTTATTTCTCCCTACCCTTCTCACCATTCAGTGTTTCCATTCCTATTATCACGACCCTTTTTGTTCTAATCATATGCAAAATTTTCTTAACTTCTAAAACCCACTCTTCCACTCCACCAGGTCCTCTATCAGTTCCTATATTTGGTAACTGGTTGCAAGTTGGCAATGATCTCAACCACCGTCTTCTAGCGTCATTGTCACAGACCTATGGTCCTGTGTCTCTACTCAAACTAGGTTCCAAAAACTTGGTTGTGGTCTCTGACCCCGAGCTTGCCACCCAAGTGCTCCATTCACAAGGCGTGGAATTTGGCTCGCGCCCACGAAATGTTGTGTTTGATATCTTCACCGGGAACGGCCAAGACATGGTTTTCACTGTTTATGGCGACCACTGGCGCAAAATGCGCAGAATCATGACGCTGCCATTCTTCACCAACAAGGTTGTCCACAACTACAGCAGCATGTGGGAGGAGGAGATGGACTTGGTGGTGCGTGACCTCAACCTGAATGAGAGAGTGAGGAGCGAAGGCATTGTTATCAGAAAGCGGCTTCAGTTGATGCTATACAATATCATGTATAGGATGATGTTTGACGCCAAGTTTGAGTCACAAGAGGATCCTTTGTTCATCCAGGCCACGAGGTTTAACTCCGAGAGAAGCCGTTTGGCACAGAGTTTTGAATACAATTATGGGGATTTCATACCATTGCTCAGACCATTCTTGAGGGGATACCTGAACAAGTGCAAGGACTTGCAATCTAGGAGGCTTGCATTTTTCAACACCCACTACGTTGAGAAAAGAAGGTAAATAGTGTTTATCAGCCTCAAGTTTTGATATAGGAAAAGAAGGTGCATTTGATAACTTCTTTATATTCTGTTTATAATGCGAGTGTTTGTTGGTATATTGCTCTGCAGGCAAATAATGGCTGCCAATGGGGAGAAACACAGGATCAGCTGTGCTATTGATCACATCATAGATGCTCAGATGAAGGGAGAAATCAGTGAAGAGAATGTGATATATATAGTAGAAAACATCAACGTTGCAGCGATTGAGACAACATTATGGTCCATGGAATGGGCGATAGCAGAGCTGGTTAATCATCCGAGCGTGCAAAAGAAGATACGTGATGAGATATCAGAAGTGCTTAAAGGGGAGGCAGTGACGGAATCCAACCTACACGAGCTCCCATACTTACAAGCAACTGTGAAAGAAACACTGAGACTTCACACCCCGATTCCTCTCTTGGTGCCTCACATGAACCTGGAAGAAGCAAAGTTAGGAGGTTACACTATACCAAAAGAGTCCAAGGTGGTGGTGAATGCATGGTGGCTTGCGAACAACCCATCATGGTGGAAGAATCCAGAGGAGTTTAGGCCTGAAAGGTTTTTGGAAGAGGAGTGTGCAACAGATGCTGTTGCAGGAGGAAAGGTTGATTTCAGGTTCGTGCCATTTGGTGTGGGAAGGAGGAGTTGCCCTGGAATCATACTTGCATTACCAATACTTGGACTAGTGATTGCAAAGATGGTGTCAAATTTTGAGCTGAGTGCTCCAGAAGGAACAAAGATAGATGTGAGTGAAAAAGGAGGGCAATTCAGTTTGCACATTGCCAACCACTCCACTGTGTTGTTCCATCCAATTAGGACCCTGTGATTTGGGTTACAGCAAGAACAGTTCTTAAATCTACCGTTGCTTAATTTCAAGATGTATTTGTCTTTCTTTCTACTTCAATTGTATACAGTATAGTGCCTGTAATGTTCCTCCATAAGACAGTTTTAATCTGCTGTTGTTACCACTATTCAAaagtataaaacacttttttgtAACCTGTCATATACAACTTTGTTTCTTTCAGATAACAAATTTGTGGTGATGTCGGATAGCGTGCGTCCAACTCATATACATGCACATATTTTTGTGGTCCTCAGCATTTTGTTTCAACCATTACCTTCATTGTGTTCTTCCACTGCTTCACTTCCTCTAGATCCCTCTGTACCAAACACTGCACGCTTCTCGTGACTTCATCAGCCAGAAggagaaaaaaagttttaatttcgTGACTTCGCTTCAactttcttcactttttcagtCAATTTTAACTGTCTCGTTTTTTATATCTGTTAGAATTTAAAGCTTTTGTAAATAAGTTTAAGACACAAATcatataaacaaagaaaaagaaaaacgcAGAAATCTAAAGAATGGAAATGTACTTGTTATTATTACCTTGCTGAAAAATGTCGCAGATTAAGAATGTCTGAAAGAAGGGCGACATAAGGAAAGAAAAGAGATCAAGAGTGTCTGGCACTaaagaacaagaaaagaaagaaagacagATATGTTTGCAAAgagataagaaaagaaaagaagaaaattgaataaaaaaaagaataagaagTGGATGTATCGATATAAAGGaggatataataataaatttaaatattattttattcaaataaagaaaactctttcttttttaaatcaAGAATTAATAAATCTTATATGCTGTAAAAAAACTAGTTATCTGTTCATGAAATTAAACTTTGTTGGAGGTGAATTAGAAAAGATGAATGGAATGCGGATGAATTTAAACTAGTTATCTCCAAAAGTTACCATATTTTTTGTGTTGGAAATaggaaggaaaaaaataaaaaaatggaagaaaatttcaaaagaaaattttatgtttttttttttttttaattttccaaaaataacaATAGCGGAAGAAGGGTGTCACTTGGCGGGTTCATGTGCTCTTCCTTCGCTTCGCCACACCCACAGGCAACACTCCCTTCATTCTCTCTGTCCTTCAACTCTCTTCCTCTGTTCCATTCAGAAATGCTCTCTGCCTCATCACCATCATCGTCTCGTCCTTCGCAATGAATAAGATCTCGCATGCACAGAGATTAACCGCACCAGTGGGGTCATTCAGACACAGTTTTCTAGAGAAGAGCAAAGAGAGGCTCCTTTCCAAGAAGGACTTGATTGGTCTCCATGA is a window from the Vigna unguiculata cultivar IT97K-499-35 chromosome 7, ASM411807v1, whole genome shotgun sequence genome containing:
- the LOC114189889 gene encoding cytochrome P450 CYP73A100-like, encoding MKKPIFSALVSVLLISITKLLHSYFSLPFSPFSVSIPIITTLFVLIICKIFLTSKTHSSTPPGPLSVPIFGNWLQVGNDLNHRLLASLSQTYGPVSLLKLGSKNLVVVSDPELATQVLHSQGVEFGSRPRNVVFDIFTGNGQDMVFTVYGDHWRKMRRIMTLPFFTNKVVHNYSSMWEEEMDLVVRDLNLNERVRSEGIVIRKRLQLMLYNIMYRMMFDAKFESQEDPLFIQATRFNSERSRLAQSFEYNYGDFIPLLRPFLRGYLNKCKDLQSRRLAFFNTHYVEKRRQIMAANGEKHRISCAIDHIIDAQMKGEISEENVIYIVENINVAAIETTLWSMEWAIAELVNHPSVQKKIRDEISEVLKGEAVTESNLHELPYLQATVKETLRLHTPIPLLVPHMNLEEAKLGGYTIPKESKVVVNAWWLANNPSWWKNPEEFRPERFLEEECATDAVAGGKVDFRFVPFGVGRRSCPGIILALPILGLVIAKMVSNFELSAPEGTKIDVSEKGGQFSLHIANHSTVLFHPIRTL